In one Fimbriimonadaceae bacterium genomic region, the following are encoded:
- a CDS encoding type II toxin-antitoxin system RelE/ParE family toxin produces MREIRILEYLDLKARSPFATWFKGLPAVASAKVAAALYRLAAGNWSNVKGVGAGVFERKIDAGPGYRVYFGKDGDSLVILLGGSTKQRQQQAIETARVRWTDYRRRKDTKKT; encoded by the coding sequence ATGCGCGAGATACGCATACTCGAATATCTTGACCTCAAGGCGCGTTCTCCATTTGCCACATGGTTCAAAGGCCTACCTGCTGTCGCCTCAGCAAAAGTGGCCGCAGCACTCTATCGGTTAGCTGCCGGGAACTGGTCGAACGTCAAGGGAGTTGGAGCTGGAGTGTTTGAACGGAAGATCGATGCCGGGCCTGGCTATCGCGTCTATTTCGGCAAGGATGGCGACAGTCTTGTGATCCTCCTAGGTGGCAGCACGAAGCAGCGCCAGCAACAGGCGATCGAGACGGCTAGAGTCCGGTGGACAGATTACCGTCGTCGTAAGGACACCAAGAAGACATAA